In Venenivibrio stagnispumantis, one DNA window encodes the following:
- a CDS encoding HlyD family secretion protein, whose protein sequence is MDNKKKIGLIIVGILILLFAVVAIKWIKHRMEYAITDAVFVESDYISNIGFQRVSGKVIQLFAKEGDFVKEGQELAKIDDTDYKISLQQIEKQIESLEYQKEELEIKKDRISKELDINQINSSLTKEEINKRKEALSEQIKQVEAQINQTKKDYERYENLLNKGLIPKQKFEQIQTQLSVLQKQKSALEKNLEELNVSIKKAEEGINLAKVQKIQISELDKSILSLQKQIEALNKQKEDLENQINYTTLRAPFDGVIAKKFVSIGDIVKSGIPIYSVIKKDSFYINVLLEETKLKGIKKGSIAYIKLDAYPDKEFEGVVEEIGYASAATYALVPRDISAGEFTKVAQRIPVKIRITKGDFSLLRVGLGGEVEIKKDK, encoded by the coding sequence ATGGATAACAAAAAGAAGATAGGTCTAATAATTGTAGGAATACTTATATTATTGTTTGCCGTTGTAGCAATAAAATGGATAAAACATAGAATGGAGTATGCTATAACAGATGCAGTATTTGTTGAAAGCGATTATATATCAAACATAGGATTTCAAAGGGTATCCGGTAAAGTGATACAACTTTTTGCAAAAGAAGGAGATTTTGTAAAAGAAGGGCAAGAACTTGCAAAAATAGATGATACAGATTATAAAATCTCCCTACAGCAGATAGAAAAACAGATAGAAAGCCTTGAATACCAAAAAGAAGAACTGGAGATTAAAAAAGATAGAATATCAAAAGAATTAGATATAAATCAGATAAATAGCAGTTTAACAAAAGAAGAGATAAACAAAAGAAAAGAGGCACTATCAGAGCAGATAAAACAGGTAGAAGCCCAAATTAACCAGACAAAGAAAGATTATGAAAGATATGAAAATTTATTAAATAAAGGCTTAATACCAAAACAAAAATTTGAACAGATACAAACCCAGCTTTCGGTTTTACAAAAACAAAAATCAGCCCTTGAAAAGAATTTAGAAGAACTAAATGTCTCCATAAAAAAAGCAGAAGAAGGAATAAATCTTGCAAAAGTGCAAAAAATCCAGATTTCAGAACTTGATAAATCCATTCTTTCATTACAAAAACAGATAGAAGCTTTAAACAAACAAAAAGAAGATTTAGAAAATCAGATAAATTATACTACTTTAAGAGCACCATTTGATGGGGTTATAGCAAAAAAATTTGTTTCTATTGGAGATATTGTAAAATCCGGTATACCGATTTATTCAGTTATCAAAAAAGATAGCTTTTATATAAATGTTTTACTTGAAGAAACAAAACTAAAAGGTATAAAAAAAGGAAGCATAGCTTATATAAAACTTGATGCTTATCCGGATAAAGAATTTGAAGGAGTAGTAGAAGAGATAGGATATGCTTCTGCTGCAACATATGCCCTCGTGCCGAGAGATATATCTGCCGGTGAATTTACAAAAGTAGCCCAGAGAATACCCGTAAAAATAAGAATAACAAAAGGCGATTTTTCTTTATTAAGGGTTGGTCTTGGTGGAGAAGTTGAGATAAAGAAGGATAAATAA
- a CDS encoding TolC family protein, translating into MKKIFISLMIFANFSFGENLNQLIEKAINNNPQLKAYNQQVESSKFNLEAEKQLYYPSFFTNISEIFYSKTPRMEIAPFLSFKQSNKNFTTFNIGLKYDIYTAGLRSSSINISKYQLTSDRYLYNDTLKSLKAEVKKAYFDLMIAKALVDIYQKELENVDAHLKETEGFLEQGLVTKVELLQAKVRKAEVERDLRDAKGRYKVALSNLERLVGESLKNENFEPVNIPIKDIEDIEELKKETIQNSDKLKALKFTLRQLQEKEKIEQSQFLPKIYTQAGYQYTNQVDYLNPKGNFILSISAGVEFQGIKPYYKILQAKSDTKKIEYQIQDLENNLKLLIEKAYEELKTAKDNLKVAEENLSYAKEYYELVKEQYRNQIATGTDLINAESALTRALSSREISYYQYLKTLADIEYLTGKER; encoded by the coding sequence ATGAAAAAGATTTTTATATCATTAATGATTTTTGCAAATTTTAGCTTTGGAGAGAACCTAAACCAGTTAATAGAAAAAGCTATAAATAATAATCCACAGCTAAAAGCCTATAATCAGCAAGTAGAATCATCAAAATTTAATCTTGAAGCAGAAAAACAGCTATATTATCCTTCATTTTTTACAAATATATCAGAAATCTTTTATTCTAAGACACCTAGAATGGAGATTGCACCATTTCTTTCTTTCAAACAATCTAATAAAAATTTTACAACCTTTAATATAGGGTTAAAATATGATATATATACAGCCGGTTTAAGAAGCTCATCTATAAATATATCCAAGTATCAGCTAACATCAGATAGATATTTATATAACGATACATTAAAATCTTTAAAAGCAGAGGTAAAAAAAGCATATTTTGATTTAATGATAGCAAAGGCATTGGTAGATATATATCAAAAAGAGCTTGAAAATGTGGATGCCCATCTTAAAGAGACAGAAGGATTTTTGGAGCAGGGATTAGTAACAAAAGTAGAGCTATTGCAGGCAAAAGTAAGAAAAGCAGAGGTTGAAAGAGATTTAAGAGATGCAAAAGGAAGATATAAAGTTGCATTATCTAATCTTGAAAGATTGGTAGGAGAAAGTTTAAAAAATGAAAATTTTGAGCCGGTAAATATTCCTATAAAAGATATTGAAGATATAGAAGAACTAAAAAAAGAAACCATACAAAATTCTGATAAATTAAAAGCATTAAAATTTACCCTACGACAGCTTCAAGAAAAAGAAAAAATAGAACAATCTCAGTTTTTACCAAAGATATATACTCAGGCAGGTTATCAATACACAAATCAGGTAGATTATCTAAATCCAAAAGGAAATTTTATACTTAGTATATCTGCCGGTGTAGAATTTCAGGGAATTAAACCATATTATAAAATATTACAGGCAAAATCAGACACAAAAAAGATTGAGTATCAAATACAGGATTTAGAAAATAATCTAAAACTTTTGATAGAAAAAGCTTATGAAGAGCTAAAAACAGCAAAAGATAATCTAAAAGTGGCAGAAGAAAATCTATCTTATGCAAAGGAATATTATGAGCTTGTAAAAGAGCAATACAGAAATCAGATAGCAACCGGAACAGATTTAATAAATGCAGAATCAGCATTAACAAGAGCTTTATCAAGTAGAGAAATATCTTATTATCAATATCTTAAAACATTGGCAGATATAGAATATCTAACAGGAAAAGAGAGGTAA
- a CDS encoding TetR/AcrR family transcriptional regulator produces the protein MNTKEKLLISAKKIFSEKGYHDTKVSDIVEDAGVAQGTFYIYFKSKEDIFKELIFSINEKIFKEIENCCNAEEDAENILKNIVNKIANCIYENKEIASIFLFQMICLNEDFKKIYIQKMLKLKDYILQIVKKGINQKKFRYNNEEVIANIIIGSIRQNFLELILTDNKTKEEFGNLLEESLNIVLKGIK, from the coding sequence TTGAATACAAAGGAAAAATTATTGATTTCTGCAAAAAAGATATTTTCAGAAAAAGGATACCACGATACAAAAGTATCTGATATTGTAGAAGATGCCGGCGTTGCTCAGGGGACATTTTATATATATTTCAAAAGTAAAGAAGATATATTCAAAGAGTTAATATTTAGCATAAATGAAAAAATATTTAAAGAAATAGAAAATTGTTGCAACGCAGAAGAAGATGCTGAAAATATACTGAAAAATATTGTAAATAAAATAGCAAATTGTATATATGAAAACAAAGAGATAGCCTCTATATTTTTATTTCAGATGATATGCCTGAATGAAGATTTTAAAAAGATATACATACAAAAAATGTTAAAATTAAAGGATTATATTTTACAGATTGTAAAAAAAGGTATTAATCAGAAAAAATTTAGATATAATAATGAAGAAGTTATTGCTAATATAATTATAGGCAGTATAAGGCAAAACTTTTTAGAGCTTATTTTAACGGATAATAAAACCAAAGAAGAGTTTGGAAATTTATTGGAAGAATCTTTAAATATTGTTTTAAAAGGAATAAAATAG
- a CDS encoding iron-containing alcohol dehydrogenase, with protein MENFEFHNPTKIIFGKKTEEKIGEILKNDGIKKVLFVYGKESIKKTGLFDKVINLLNQNGIEYILHGGVKSNPVLSHTREGIQKAKENNVDAVLAVGGGSVIDEAKAIAVGAKTDKDIWIYFERGEEIKSALPVYDILTLAATGTEMNGYAVITNEETKEKLSISSIYIYPKVSILNPELTYTVPKEYVAYSAVDITAHSVEWYFTCKVCPNIQNRLVESIVKTIKETTDIILKEPTNYNARAEFMWASTLALNGITRTGVGGGYFPNHMIAHSIGALYDLPHGACLSIVIPAWTKWYLENNKPQFKRFAKEIFNLDDYTKLPQAIKEWFSSIGAPVSLSEVGIKDIDAIADNVMITAKLWNLDKIYTKEVIKEILNLAR; from the coding sequence ATGGAAAATTTTGAGTTTCATAACCCTACCAAAATAATATTTGGTAAAAAGACAGAAGAAAAGATAGGAGAGATTTTAAAAAATGATGGAATAAAAAAGGTTTTATTTGTGTATGGAAAAGAATCCATCAAAAAAACCGGATTATTTGATAAAGTTATAAATTTATTAAATCAAAACGGCATAGAATACATCCTTCACGGCGGTGTAAAATCAAATCCGGTTTTATCCCACACAAGAGAAGGTATCCAGAAAGCAAAAGAAAATAATGTTGATGCAGTATTGGCAGTAGGTGGTGGCTCTGTTATTGATGAAGCAAAAGCAATAGCAGTAGGAGCAAAAACGGATAAAGATATATGGATATATTTTGAAAGAGGAGAAGAAATAAAATCAGCCCTGCCGGTATATGATATATTAACCCTTGCGGCTACCGGAACAGAGATGAATGGTTATGCCGTTATCACAAATGAAGAAACAAAAGAAAAATTATCAATCTCTTCTATTTATATATATCCAAAAGTTTCAATCTTAAATCCAGAGCTTACATATACCGTGCCAAAAGAGTATGTTGCATACTCAGCAGTAGATATAACAGCCCATAGTGTGGAATGGTATTTTACTTGCAAAGTATGTCCTAATATTCAAAATAGATTGGTAGAAAGCATTGTAAAAACCATAAAAGAAACCACAGATATAATACTCAAAGAACCTACCAATTATAATGCAAGAGCAGAATTTATGTGGGCTTCTACCCTTGCATTAAATGGAATAACAAGAACCGGTGTCGGTGGTGGATATTTTCCAAACCATATGATAGCCCATTCCATAGGAGCTTTATATGATTTACCACACGGAGCCTGTTTATCAATAGTAATACCTGCATGGACAAAATGGTATCTTGAAAATAATAAACCACAATTTAAGCGATTTGCAAAGGAAATATTTAATTTAGATGATTACACAAAATTGCCACAGGCTATAAAAGAATGGTTTAGCAGCATAGGAGCACCGGTTTCTTTATCAGAAGTAGGTATAAAAGATATAGATGCAATAGCAGACAATGTTATGATTACGGCTAAATTATGGAATCTTGATAAAATATATACAAAAGAAGTAATAAAAGAAATACTGAATTTAGCGAGGTAG
- a CDS encoding efflux RND transporter permease subunit, whose protein sequence is MYSFFIRRPITTWMFILAFIVTGIYALKNIPIDRNPDVDFPIVSISTTYQGASPYVVDTNITRKIEDELATISGIESIVSQSYTGQSRITVIFDLDKDIDIGAQEVRDAVNRIIKKLPEGTDPPVVRKVDTSLAPIMAILLHGNVDYSELSYYADKIVKREIERVQGVGEVDLGGFRDRVMWVRLNPEKLAGHNLAPLDVVNAIQSNHLETPAGRIDSKNREYILRIYSKAKSADEINNIIIKNNVRIKDIGNAEFSFDEERSAVRFKAFDAKEAEPAVAIIVYKQSKSNTVEVSNKVKQKMEELNKQLPPGMRLDINYDSSTFIERSVHDALEEIVIGGLLTALTVFLFLGSFRMTFIPAMAIPVSILGAITFLYLFGYSLNTITLLAMAVAVGLVIDDAIVVMESIYRRNEEGLKGIEAAEKGTKTVIFALLASTASLIVIFVPVLFIKSVIGKFFIGFAFTLIVAIAISYIVSLSFTPMASARIIKVGEKNIFQKLYDKFENGFDKALKWSLNHKLIVLAVAFITVIAGFKLAGKTGKEFFPIVDEGRFLIRFETPTGSSFEFTNKKAKEMEKIISSNPYILRYGVALGEGIAGRPEVNGGIFFITLKDRKTRPHQKVIMDMLRKDLRKVPDVRAIIDIPSAVGPRAGRSADIMYIIKGSDINELAKVSSHIESELRSNPSFVDVDTDIRINKPEIRITIDKDKALMLGVSTKDIADTINIIFGKYQVGTFEEGSESYDFYVKANTDFLKEYNNLDRIYVRAANSNLVPLSNLIKFEPAPGFNVINRYNRQYSVTIYANMASGKPVSEGIIQVENIIKKYLPAGYTYEIGGQTKEFKRTFAYLGAALIVAIVAVYMILAALFESLIHPFTVLLMLPFAIVGTFALILITGTTLNVTSYFGIILLIGLVTRDSVLFIERIIQLKKDGKQTLDAILQARKERLRPILMTTLTIIASLIPVALGITEGSEMRQPLAIAVIGGLLSALPLSLFVIPIVYMLFDKVELFLKSALRR, encoded by the coding sequence ATGTATAGCTTTTTTATCAGAAGACCGATAACAACATGGATGTTTATTTTGGCTTTTATAGTAACCGGTATTTATGCCCTAAAAAATATTCCGATAGATAGAAATCCGGATGTTGATTTTCCAATTGTTTCTATCTCTACAACTTATCAGGGTGCTTCTCCTTATGTTGTAGATACTAATATAACAAGAAAAATAGAAGATGAGCTTGCTACAATAAGTGGAATTGAAAGTATAGTTTCTCAAAGTTATACCGGTCAATCAAGAATTACTGTTATATTTGACCTTGATAAAGATATAGATATAGGAGCTCAGGAAGTTAGAGATGCAGTAAATAGGATTATAAAAAAACTTCCTGAAGGCACTGACCCTCCTGTTGTTAGAAAAGTAGATACATCACTTGCTCCAATTATGGCTATTTTATTACACGGAAATGTAGATTATTCAGAGCTTTCTTATTATGCAGATAAAATTGTAAAAAGAGAGATAGAAAGGGTTCAGGGAGTTGGAGAGGTTGATTTAGGTGGTTTTAGGGACAGGGTAATGTGGGTAAGGCTAAACCCTGAAAAACTTGCAGGGCACAATCTTGCTCCCCTTGATGTTGTCAATGCAATACAATCAAACCATCTTGAAACCCCTGCCGGTAGAATAGATTCAAAAAATAGAGAATATATATTAAGAATTTATTCAAAGGCTAAATCGGCAGATGAGATTAACAATATAATAATAAAAAACAATGTAAGAATAAAAGATATAGGAAATGCTGAATTTAGTTTTGATGAAGAAAGAAGTGCAGTCCGATTTAAAGCATTTGATGCAAAAGAAGCTGAACCGGCAGTAGCTATTATTGTATATAAACAATCAAAAAGTAATACGGTGGAAGTATCAAATAAAGTAAAACAAAAAATGGAAGAGCTAAATAAACAACTTCCACCGGGAATGAGACTTGATATTAATTATGATTCTTCAACATTTATAGAAAGAAGCGTCCATGATGCCCTTGAAGAGATAGTGATAGGTGGTTTGCTTACTGCTTTAACTGTTTTCTTATTCCTTGGAAGTTTTAGAATGACATTTATACCGGCTATGGCTATTCCTGTTTCTATCCTTGGAGCAATCACATTTTTATATCTATTTGGTTATTCTCTAAATACAATCACATTACTTGCTATGGCAGTAGCCGTTGGTCTTGTTATAGATGATGCTATAGTTGTTATGGAAAGCATTTATAGAAGAAATGAAGAAGGACTAAAAGGAATAGAAGCAGCAGAAAAAGGAACAAAAACGGTTATATTTGCATTACTTGCTTCTACTGCTTCTTTAATCGTTATATTTGTTCCGGTTTTATTTATAAAAAGTGTAATAGGTAAATTCTTTATCGGTTTTGCATTTACATTAATCGTTGCTATTGCAATATCTTATATAGTATCCCTTAGCTTTACACCTATGGCATCTGCAAGAATAATAAAAGTAGGAGAAAAAAATATATTCCAAAAACTTTATGATAAATTTGAAAATGGTTTTGATAAAGCTTTAAAATGGTCTTTAAATCACAAATTGATAGTTTTAGCAGTTGCATTTATTACGGTAATTGCAGGTTTTAAATTAGCAGGTAAAACAGGAAAAGAGTTTTTCCCTATTGTTGATGAAGGAAGATTTTTAATAAGATTTGAAACACCTACCGGCTCATCTTTTGAATTTACAAATAAAAAAGCAAAAGAGATGGAAAAAATAATTTCTTCAAATCCTTATATTTTAAGATATGGAGTAGCCCTCGGTGAAGGAATAGCCGGAAGACCGGAAGTTAATGGCGGAATATTTTTTATCACATTAAAAGATAGAAAAACAAGACCACACCAAAAAGTAATAATGGATATGCTAAGAAAAGATTTGAGAAAAGTTCCTGATGTAAGGGCAATAATAGATATTCCGTCGGCAGTAGGTCCAAGAGCCGGCCGTTCGGCAGATATTATGTATATAATAAAAGGCTCTGATATAAATGAACTTGCAAAAGTATCTTCCCATATAGAATCAGAGCTTCGCTCTAATCCTTCTTTTGTGGATGTAGATACAGATATTAGAATAAATAAGCCGGAAATAAGAATAACCATAGATAAAGATAAAGCATTAATGCTTGGAGTTTCTACAAAAGATATAGCCGATACTATAAATATAATTTTTGGAAAATATCAGGTCGGAACATTTGAAGAAGGCTCAGAAAGTTATGATTTTTATGTAAAAGCAAATACAGATTTTCTAAAAGAGTATAACAATTTAGACAGGATATATGTAAGGGCAGCAAACTCAAATCTTGTGCCGTTATCCAATCTTATAAAATTTGAACCGGCTCCCGGATTTAATGTTATAAACAGATATAACAGACAATACTCTGTCACCATTTATGCAAATATGGCATCCGGAAAACCAGTATCGGAAGGAATAATTCAGGTTGAAAATATTATCAAAAAATACCTACCGGCAGGTTATACTTATGAAATCGGCGGGCAAACAAAAGAGTTTAAAAGAACTTTTGCATACTTAGGAGCTGCTTTGATAGTGGCAATTGTTGCAGTATATATGATTTTAGCAGCATTATTTGAAAGCTTAATCCATCCTTTCACAGTTTTATTGATGCTTCCTTTTGCAATAGTAGGAACATTTGCACTTATACTTATAACCGGAACAACTTTAAATGTAACTTCTTATTTTGGAATAATATTATTAATCGGTCTTGTTACAAGGGATTCTGTTTTATTCATTGAAAGAATAATCCAGCTTAAAAAAGATGGTAAACAAACCTTAGATGCAATACTTCAAGCAAGAAAAGAAAGATTAAGACCAATTCTTATGACAACATTAACAATTATAGCATCTCTTATACCGGTAGCCCTTGGAATAACAGAAGGCTCAGAGATGAGACAACCTCTTGCAATAGCAGTAATAGGAGGTTTATTATCGGCATTACCTCTTAGCTTATTTGTTATACCTATTGTGTATATGTTATTTGATAAAGTTGAACTATTTTTAAAATCAGCCCTTAGGAGGTAA
- a CDS encoding efflux RND transporter periplasmic adaptor subunit, whose product MKKITLFLILFSFILSCQKKDETKKEKPTPKVSIVYPKETYINIPYIANGILESPKSAYIKPEVSGRIVKLYVDEGSIVKAGQLLAKIEPEPQLYQVESSQANISKLEAIYKNKKDYYERRKQLYERELISKEELDQAEADMKSALNDLLSAKANLKEASRNLKETNIIAPFSGIIDKRLANVGDYVDPSKDIFYILTLNPIRVKFSVPQELVKNIKLGQKIEVDIEGFGKKEAQVVYISSSLDQNSLVTIKAQLPNPDGNLKEGMYAKVNLIKDTVKGFELPEEVAIMEGTDNFLYIVDNQNKIQKTKIDILNQTYGKIYVTGDLDQNTKVVATNIFNVKPLMTVQIIGEKK is encoded by the coding sequence ATGAAAAAGATAACTCTTTTTTTGATACTATTTAGCTTTATACTATCTTGTCAAAAAAAAGATGAAACAAAAAAAGAAAAACCTACTCCAAAGGTTAGTATAGTTTATCCAAAAGAAACCTATATAAATATTCCTTATATAGCAAATGGTATTTTAGAAAGTCCAAAATCGGCTTATATAAAACCGGAAGTATCCGGAAGAATAGTTAAATTATATGTAGATGAAGGCTCTATTGTAAAAGCAGGGCAACTTCTTGCAAAAATAGAACCTGAACCTCAACTCTATCAGGTAGAATCATCTCAGGCAAATATATCAAAACTTGAAGCAATTTATAAAAACAAAAAAGATTATTATGAAAGAAGGAAACAGCTATACGAAAGAGAGCTAATCAGCAAAGAAGAGCTTGACCAAGCAGAAGCAGATATGAAATCAGCATTAAATGATTTATTATCAGCAAAAGCCAATCTAAAAGAAGCATCAAGAAACTTAAAAGAGACAAATATAATAGCTCCATTTTCCGGAATTATAGATAAAAGATTAGCCAATGTGGGAGATTATGTTGACCCATCAAAAGATATATTTTATATATTAACATTAAATCCTATCAGGGTAAAATTTAGCGTTCCTCAAGAACTGGTTAAAAATATAAAATTGGGACAAAAAATAGAAGTGGATATAGAAGGATTTGGTAAAAAAGAAGCACAAGTTGTTTATATCTCTTCATCCTTAGACCAAAATAGCCTTGTAACAATCAAAGCCCAGCTTCCTAACCCAGATGGAAATCTAAAAGAAGGAATGTATGCAAAAGTAAATCTTATAAAAGATACCGTAAAAGGTTTTGAACTACCGGAAGAAGTGGCTATAATGGAAGGGACAGATAATTTTCTGTATATAGTAGATAACCAAAATAAAATTCAAAAAACAAAGATAGATATTTTAAATCAAACCTATGGCAAGATTTATGTAACCGGAGATTTAGACCAAAATACAAAAGTAGTGGCTACAAATATTTTTAATGTAAAACCATTGATGACAGTTCAGATTATCGGAGAGAAAAAATGA
- a CDS encoding TolC family protein — translation MKRLFITALIINLSYASTYEEVIQLATQRATDIKLSEEDIKKIEYQIKEAKSNLYPSLSITGSYTRWDPNYISGFTPKNQYNAKLTLSQTIFDQSIFETLNIAKKSLKLQNATKENVKINVIDTARRLYYDALYKKSVLKQKEENLKYWQENLKLVENKYQVGQVAKYDYMTAKAQYQSAISDLELAKANYEKSIIELKRFLFKEDLTPPEGELSKIDYNLDEDFDKLLEENPDIKVLKEQIAVQDSQIKLEEVANNPTVSFQANYQTNNIMKFPQNEEAWKKGYNFNISANMVIFDGFKKDSRVMQAKIDKTKYNIQLEDKKNSVKAQIKEALQDLNALQKQIDANKANLEASEEALRLSTERYKVGVANIVELLQSKSNYETAKLNYLTSIYSYNLRLFDLMKLIGK, via the coding sequence ATGAAAAGATTATTTATAACAGCTTTAATTATAAATTTAAGCTATGCTTCAACTTATGAAGAAGTTATCCAACTTGCAACCCAAAGGGCTACCGATATAAAACTTTCAGAAGAAGATATAAAAAAAATAGAATATCAGATAAAAGAAGCAAAAAGCAATTTATATCCATCATTATCAATAACCGGAAGTTATACCAGATGGGACCCAAACTATATAAGCGGATTTACACCGAAAAATCAATATAATGCAAAATTAACATTATCACAAACAATATTTGACCAATCTATATTTGAAACATTAAATATAGCAAAAAAATCTTTAAAACTTCAAAATGCAACAAAAGAAAATGTAAAAATAAATGTAATAGATACGGCAAGAAGATTATATTATGATGCTTTATATAAAAAATCTGTTTTAAAACAAAAAGAAGAAAATCTAAAATATTGGCAGGAAAATCTGAAATTAGTAGAAAATAAATATCAGGTTGGACAGGTCGCAAAATACGATTATATGACAGCAAAAGCCCAATACCAATCAGCAATATCAGACCTTGAATTAGCTAAAGCAAATTACGAAAAATCTATAATAGAGTTAAAAAGATTTTTATTTAAAGAAGATTTAACCCCGCCGGAAGGAGAGTTATCAAAGATAGATTATAATTTAGATGAAGATTTTGATAAACTACTTGAAGAAAATCCGGATATAAAAGTTTTAAAAGAACAGATAGCAGTCCAAGATAGCCAGATAAAATTAGAAGAGGTAGCAAACAATCCAACAGTTTCATTTCAGGCTAATTATCAGACAAATAATATAATGAAATTTCCACAAAATGAAGAAGCTTGGAAAAAAGGATATAATTTTAATATATCTGCCAATATGGTAATTTTTGATGGATTTAAAAAAGATAGCAGAGTAATGCAGGCAAAAATAGATAAAACAAAATACAATATCCAGCTTGAGGACAAGAAAAACAGCGTAAAAGCCCAGATTAAAGAAGCCCTGCAAGATTTAAATGCTCTACAAAAGCAGATAGATGCAAATAAAGCAAATCTTGAAGCTTCAGAAGAAGCTTTAAGATTATCAACAGAAAGATACAAAGTAGGTGTAGCTAACATTGTAGAGCTTCTTCAATCAAAATCAAATTATGAAACAGCAAAACTTAATTATTTAACATCTATTTATAGCTATAATCTACGATTGTTTGATTTAATGAAACTCATAGGAAAATAA